Proteins from a genomic interval of Lolium perenne isolate Kyuss_39 chromosome 1, Kyuss_2.0, whole genome shotgun sequence:
- the LOC127333637 gene encoding uncharacterized protein has translation MAHIVTESKHSLYEYDGQRLVPLPVYQIGPTCVLHAISYGAQMAYRLKMFKLFRKSNLVFNVLHFLYLYEREMMVRMLYDRSRRIKGAFRVIQEFGVEVQDLGVELPGRPHLKLPHFKPFPPTMYTSAGLPIPPLKFDDICRMIQKHEVVIGSFATERIHFNKLREDEIYDFQPQPGSNFDTHCVLFVDYGYHESRPYLKFLNSQGPEFGDAGCGRVYFDRIFQTDDEFCFHTMSFHDDQASCSTSYSDVPPCGLPPATSDSAASQHLESRNVVDSDPSTNRILKMTEEDQILGVVRFVAELIWEDTEPTVSDAEINKVCDDAHRHVLAGQWLDIASLLLKSTDFFSLGVAEEDVEGVLAVTCSLVTKAASEAESMNIAKLICDMLDQQTGYSPSLGLKILFSLHSRIAYSQDKAFIHTKVLQYAAACKASKHIIKDLQNKDGWCTNNAEQRKLFLDVSGVLYDQKE, from the exons ATGGCACACATAGTTACAGAGTCCAAACACTCCCTCTACGAATATGACGGTCAGCGGCTGGTGCCTCTACCTGTCTATCAAATTGGACCAACCTGTGTACTTCACGCCATATCTTATGGGGCCCAGATGGCTTATAGACTGAAGATGTTCAAACTATTTAGGAAGTCCAACCTTGTGTTCAACGTGTTGCACTTTCTCTATCTGTATGAACGAGAGATGATGGTTCGTATGTTGTATGACCGTAGTCGCAGGATCAAAGGAGCATTCAGGGTAATCCAAGAATTTGGGGTTGAGGTCCAGGATCTTGGAGTAGAGTTACCGGGACGGCCTCACTTGAAGTTGCCTCATTTCAAGCCATTTCCTCCTACGATGTATACATCAGCTGGTCTGCCCATTCCTCCTCTCAAGTTCGATGATATCTGCCGCATGATACAAAAGCATGAAGTTGTCATTGGCAGTTTTGCCACCGAACGGATACACTTCAACAAGCTACGCGAAGATGAGATCTATGACTTCCAACCACAGCCCGGTTCCAATTTCGATACTCATTGTGTCTTGTTTGTTGATTACGGGTATCacgagtcaagaccatatttgaagTTCCTCAACTCACAAGGTCCAGAATTTGGAGATGCAGGTTGTGGTCGTGTCTACTTTGATCGAATCTTTCAGACAGATGACGAGTTCTGCTTCCACACCATGTCATTTCATGATGATCAAGCGTCCTGTTCTACAAGCTACTCTGATGTTCCACCTTGTGGTTTACCGCCAGCTACTTCAGACTCAGCTGCATCACAACATCTTGAAAGCAGAAATGTGGTAGATTCAGATCCCAGCACCAATAGGATATTGAAAATGACAGAAGAAGATCAGATATTAGGGGTGGTGCGATTCGTCGCCGAGCTCATTTGGGAAGATACAGAGCCCACTGTCAGCGATGCAGAAATCAACAAGGTCTGTGATGACGCGCACCGGCATGTCCTTGCTGGCCAGTGGCTAGACATAGCCTCTCTCTTACTCAAGTCTACAGACTTTTTCTCCCTTGGTGTTGCTGAAGAAG ATGTCGAGGGAGTGTTAGCAGTTACCTGCAGCCTCGTCACCAAGGCCGCATCTGAGGCCGAGAGCATGAACATTGCAAAGCTCATCTGTGACATGCTTGACCAGCAAACGGGATACAGTCCTTCCCTAGGCCTCAAAAT ACTATTCAGCCTCCATAGTCGTATTGCATATTCCCAGGACAAGGCATTCATCCATACCAAGGTGTTGCAGTATGCTGCCGCTTGCAAGGCTAGCAAGCATATCATAAAAGACTTGCAGAACAAGGATGGTTGGTGCACTAACAATGCAGAACAAAGGAAGCTGTTCCTTGATGTTTCTGGGGTCCTCTACGACCAAAAGGAATGA